A window of Micromonospora sp. WMMC415 genomic DNA:
TGTGCGGGGTCGTAGGTGCGCGGGTTCAGCAACAACGAGTTCGCCATGGTGGCAGTGCCTTCCTGGGGAGTCAGCGGCCGAGGCCGTGGAGGGTTTCGAGGACGTCGTCGAGCCAGTCGAGGACCATCCGCTCGTACGCGACGCCACCCCGGAGCACGACGTGCCGCAACCGCTGGCCCGCGTCGAGCTCGCCGGCGTCGAGGAAATCACGCCGCTCGCCGGCCAGGTAGCGGTTGAGGGTGGCTTCGTGGTCGGCGCGGTACCGCTCGACCTCGACGATCAGTGCAGCCCGGCCGGCATCGTCGTCGAACGCTGCGCCGCGGATCTTCACGGCCAGTTCGTGGCGGACCGTCTCTGGCTGGACGGGTTCCCGCAGCCAGCTCGCGAGCACCCCTCGGCCAGCCGCGGTCACGGAGTAGCGCCTCTTGTCGGGGCGCCCATCCTGGCCGATCTCCTCGGCGGTGACCCAGCCGTCGGTCTCCATCCGCCTGAGGACGCGATAGATCTGCTGGTGGGTAGCCGTCCAGAACCGGCCGATGGAGCGCTCGAACCGCCGGGCCAGCTCGTAGCCGGACCCGGGCTGCTCCAGCAGCGAGACGAGAATCGCGTGTTCCAGTGCCACACCGGCGATCCTGCTATGCAACTCGTTGCATAGCAATCCCCCGGCGACATTCTGCGTCGCGGGCGACGCGCCCTTCGACAGCCGCGGTTCGGTCGCCGGTCTAGGGCGGCTGGGTGTCCCGCGCCTTATGCCCCGCTACCCGCTCGGCGTACCGACGGCCTTCACTCGTAAACCGCGTTGAAGGGGGTTCGGGTGCGCCGCCACGGTTTCCGGCGGCCGGCAGGGCTTCCATGGCTCGGGAGCATCGGAGTAGCCCGCGGTGACGACCAGAAGTACGGGACCGGTAAAAATAACCAGTTCGGCGAGGACGGTGTTGTACCTGCCCAGAACGACCGCGTACTCGTTCTCAGTGTCGGAATAGCGCTTGGAGCCCAGCAGAGTGTGGAACCGCACCCACCGGTCCCGCACGGCTCGAAGTTCATGCGGCAGCTTCGAACAGCCCGGCCACCGCTCATCCCACAGCCGCGAAAGTGCGACGGTGTCCACAATATCGCCGGTCATCGGCCCGCGCGGTCCCTCATCTTGACGTCCGTCGCCTTCAGACATCCGCACGATCGATCCACTCGACGGTCGCGAACAGGTTGGGCCGGGCAACCACGAACGCGGCCTCAATTAGTGCGGACTCACGCGCATCCTCGACGACCTGCTGCCACGGTTTGCCGACGTCAAGCGGCTTGTCGAGCCGCTCGTGGCCGTTCCAGAACGCGCCACCGTCCATGACTGCCCACAGCTGGAAGTACAGCACCGCCTGATCGTGGGCAGCCAGGTCATTGATGACGTCCACAAGCCGGGCAGACGGCCAGGCCCGTTGGATGCTGCCGGCTGTCGTCGGCAACGACGCCGTCAATGGAGGCAAAACCTCCTGCCGCGCTGCCGCCGGTATGCGTCCCGCAACTTCGGCACCGCAGGCCGGTACGCGCACTACCGCTACGAGGTCGAGATCCTCGCCTTCGTGCTGGACCGCCTGAAGGCGACGAACGCCTGACCGAGGACGACGTCCTGGCGTTCCTGATGCCGGCGCTGCCGCACGGTGTATCCGCGACAGCAGCGCCGGCGTCGTCCGCTCTGGTGAGCGAATGCCTCACCAGATGATCGCGGCGACCACCACACTGACGACCAGTCCCGTAACCACGGGCAGGAACAGCCTGCGGGCGAGGTCGACCACGGACACCCCGCAGAAGGTGGCAACGGCGATGAGCGACGACCAGATGACCAGGGTGCCGCCGCCGGTCCAGGACGCGCCGTTCTGCGCGATGGCGGCGAGCGTGGCGGTGTCGACTCCGGCGTGCGGGCTGAGCGCCTCCGAAAGGGAGCCGGTGAGCGGCAGCCCCGCCCAACCCGATCCGTCAAGCCCGACCGTCATGCCGGCGAGCAGGACGGCGAACATGATGACGATCGGGTTGCTCGGGATGTGCTCCTCGACGCTGCGGATAGCGTCGAACAGGAATCCTGGCGCCGTCTGGTCCTCTGCCAACCCCATGATGCGGCCGGAGAAGTCCGAGATGCCGATGAAGACGAAGCCGGCGATGGGGATGACGATGCCCATCGCCTTGAACGCGAAGGAGAGGCCTTCGACGACGTGCTCGGCGCAGCTCTCCAGGGAGCGGACCCCGTCGCTGGTCACCGCAACGGCGAGAAGCAGCAGTGCTGCCATGCCGCCGACCAGCGGGGCCCCCGCACCGTCGTCGACCGACACCAGGTCGGTGAACCGCCCGAGCAGCATGTAGACGAGCAGCGCGCCGAAAGCGACGGGCACCAGGACGGCGAACAGCTTGGCCCGCCCATCCTGTCCACGCTGGCCGGCAGGATCGTCGTCGAGCCGGGCGTCACTGGCTACCGCCTCCCGCTCCTCCAGCGCCTCCGGCGGTGGCTGCTTCGTCGCCAGAGCGTGGCCGAGCTGCCCGGAGGTGCCACCCGTACCACTGACGCCGGCCACTCCAGCGATCGCGAGTTCGGCGCGGTGCGCCACGTTCGTCTGGGCGCTGGGCTCATCTGCCGCCGCAGTGCTCAGCCCGCGACGACGCACCGTCAGGACATAGCTCATCGCCAGTGCGACGATTCCGACCACCCACGACAGGACCAGGGCCCGGTCGGCGATCAGGTCGGCCGACACGTTGGCGCCGCTCGCCGAGAGACTCGGCGCGACACCGATGACGTAGTCGGAGGCCAGGGCCATGCCCTGTCCGGCGATGGCGATCGCGATCGCACCGAGCATCGGGGACAGGCCCGCCCGGATGGCGGCCGGGAGCAGGATCGCCGCGATCAACGCCAGGGTCGGCGTGGGCCAGAAGAACAGGGCGAAGATGTACGTGACAACGAACAGGACGACGTAGGCGACCGGCCCGCTCACCATCAGCCGACGGAACGGCGCCACCATCCGGTGCTCGGCCCCGATGGCTCTCAGCGCCGCGAGCATCGCGGTGACGAGCGCGATGATGAGGAAGATGTTGAACAGTTCCGACGCGGCCACCAGACTGGCGCGGAACACGGACGCCACTCCCCCGGGCACGCTGCCGGTGAAGGTCACGGCGGTGAGGAAGGTCGCGGCGATGGCGGGAACGACGACGTTCTTCCGGGCGACCATGACGACGATCAGGGAGGCCAGACCTGCCAGGTACACCCAGTGCGCAGGCGCTATTTCCATGGTTGTCTCCTAGCTTGCGTGCTCGGAGTGGCTAAGGGGTGTGGCCGCGAGCGTCGTCGCGGCGGCGCGAGCGCGGACGGCCTCGGCGAGTGGCAGCAGGTGCTCCTGCGCCACCGACCGCCCGTACTCGCGCAAGGCGCCCGTGCCCACGCTGTTGATCGGGATCGAGACGACCCGGTCCCGGAACAGGACAACGTCGACGTTCGGCAGCAGGGCGGACAGTCCGAAGGCCAGCGGAAGTCCGTTCTCGAAGACCTCCGAGGCATGGCTGCTGCCCACCAGCACGCTGAGTCCGCGCGCGGCCGCGCTCGCCACCACGGCCGAGTCCGGGGGAGCCGCACTGATGCTGAAGATGACCGTTGAGATGGCCGGATACTCGGCGAGCAGCTGGGCGAGCTGCTTCTCCCCGAAGCCGGTGTGTGGGAAGGCGTGCAGGACAACCTCGCCAAGCGGATCGTCGAGAGCACCCGCGAGCACCCGCATCCCCGGAGCTGTGGCGCTGTCCACCAGGTCGGCGCACTGGCGGACGGAGCGTTCCCCGTCCAGGATGCGCAGGTCCAGGGACCGCTCCAGGCCCGCGTCGAGCCGGGTGAGTACGTCACCGACCGTGGTGACGCCCGGTAGCGGCCGGCCGACCATGACCACCAGCCCGTGTACCCCGTCGTAGGCGGGGTTGACGTAGAAGGGCTGGTGGCCGTGGAGGTAGGCCATGCCGGGGTGCAGTCCGTGGAAGGCTTCGTGGCACTCCAGCACCGCGATTCCGTACAGCGAAAGGTAGTCGGCGAGCGTCACTCCACCGGAACTCGCCGCGTCCGCGATCGGGTGGTGCGCAACGATCGCGTCCACGCCGCTGGCATGCGCAAGTTCGATGTGGTGCTCGGTGATGGTCATGGCGACCGCGAGCCGCCGCACCGCTTTGTCGGAGGCCCCCCAGACCAGGCCGGGCCGCTCGGTCACCGCCTTGCCGGGTATCCCCGAGTCCTTGCTGATCACGTACGGGTTGCGGCCCCCGTCGGAGCTGGTGACCCGGCCGCCGGTCAGCCCATCGAGGGCCGCGACCACATCGGCCACCGTCGGACCGGTCTGCGACGCTGTCTTGTTCGTCACGCGTTTCGTCCGCCTTCCGTTGATGTCAGTGCGACGCGCACTGGATCGGGTGCGGCGGAAGCAAGAAGCTGCCACCGCTCGGACTTGGCGGCGTGCGCGAAATTCGCGCAGACCGCCAACCGCCATCGGCGACAGCTGTCGGGCTCTTCGGGACGGAAGCTCCCTAGACCGTTCGTCGGCTCTGAACACGACGTCCTCGTCGGCCCGTACCCGTAGGAACAGCGCCTCAGAGGTGTGTGATATATATCGGCGCCCGCCGGAGGGTGTCAAGACCTCGACCGAACCGTCCGACGATCACTAGAGTCGCGCCATGGATCGCTCAGCCAGCACCCCGCCGCGGACGCCCGGAGAGCTCAAGCAGGAGATCCTGCGGGTGTACAACAGCGTCAACCAGGGGATCTCCGGCGTCGGTGTGAGCCGGCAGCGGGTCGACCTCCTGGACGACCGGATCCTCATCCTCGCCCAGCATCAGCGCGTCAAGGCGCTCGCGACGCTGGATCCCGCCCACCGCGACATCACCCGCGAGGTGGACGTGGCGCTGCTGGACGAGGGCAAGCGGCGGCTGGCCCAGGAGTTCCGGGACAAGATCGGACTTGCGGTACGGGTCGTCCTCAAGGACTACGACCCGAGCACGGAGCTCTCGGCGACGGTGGTGGTCCTCGACGCCCCGCTGGTCCTCACCGAGGCCCGACGGTATCCGTAGCGGCGCCGGCCCGGTCCGGACGGCGCCGCTGACGTGCCGGCTTCGTCGGCGGCAGGTCAGCGACGACGCGGGTGACCCGGGACTACCCGCCGAGCCCCAGGTCCGCGACGTGCTTGGCGAACGCCTCGAGCGCGGCCGCGCCGACCGCCTTGTCCTGCTCGCCGTTGCCGCCGCTGACCCCGACGGCGCCGAGGATCTGGCCGTCGTACTCGATGGGGAACCCGCCGACGAAGATGGCGAACTTTCCGGGGTGCATGTGGCTGATCCCGAACGCCTCGTTGCCCGGCAGCGCCGGGCCGTTCGGCGGCTCGTTGAACTTGTGGGTCGCCCGCTCGTGGCCGGCCGCGGTGAACGCCTTCGCGATCGCGATGTCGACCCCGGTGAGGCGGGCACCCGGCATCCGGTGCAGCGCGATCGCATGGCCGCCGTCGTCACAGACGCAGATCGTCTGCCTGACGCCGATCTCCTCCGCCTTCGCTCGAGCTGCCGCGAGCATGGGGAGTGCGTCGTCGAGCGTGATTCGGTAGATCCTGTGCACCGTGCCTCCTCTGCCCACTGCCGGGCGGTCCGTGGCTACAGCCTGCCGGGGCACGGAGATCGCGAACAATGGCTAGACTGCCGCGAGGCCGCGAGGGTAACTTGTGCAACCTGTCCAAGGAGTTGTCGTGAGTGACCCATCGGCCAGTGTGCCGGACAGCCCGCCCGGCGACGCGGATCCGCAGCACCTGACGGTGGGCCGACTGATGCAGGAACGGTTGCTCCGCCCCGCCCGTACGGCGGCATCGGCCGACCTGCTCGACACCGCTGTCACCTGGTGTCTGCCCTGGGACGAGGTCCAGGCCAGCGACGACCCGCTGCCCGGCGTCGTCGTCCATGCCCGGGCCGACCAGCTCCGACCGACGCTCCTGGCCGGTCTTGGGCGGCGCAACGCCACGGCCGTCGTCGTCGCCGGCGGGATCGCTGATCCTCCCCAGCCCGCGGTCGACCTGCCGGTGATCCACGTCGGTGCGCACGTCGCGTTCCGACACCTCAGCCAGCTTGTGGCGGAACTCGTCCTGGCCCGGGACACCCACGTCCTCCGCTACGGCCTGCGAGTGCACCGCTCGTTGGTGGAGTTGCTGTATCGCGGGGCCGGCCTGGCCGCGCTCGGGCACCAGATGGCCCGGCTGTCCGGGTGCACGGCCGCGATCCTCGACCCGCAGTACCGGGTCCTGGCGTTCGAACGCAGCCGCGACCGCGTGTTCGAGGCGGCGGCGGTGGCGGACGCGCTGCGCGAGGACGCCGCGGCGGCGCCGCCACCGCTCGTTTCCGAGCAGCCGAACACCGGTCCTGAGGTCCGGACGCTGCTGATCGACGGGGCCAGCGCGACGTGCGTGCTCAACCCGATCCTGCTCGGCGGTCGCCACGACGGTTGGGTGGTGATCGTGGAGTCAGCCGATCCACCCCTGCCGCACGACATCGCGCAGCACAGGGTGGTCGTCGAGCAGGCCGCGACCATCGTCGGTACCGAGATGCTGCGCCTGCGCAGCATCGAGCAGGCGCAGGAGCGGGCGCGGGGCGACTTCGTTCACGCACTGCTGCACGGCCGTTTCTCCACTCAGCACGAGCTCGAAGCCCGGGCGGCGCACTACGATTTCCCGGTCGGGGCGACCTTCGGCGTGGTCGTCGCGAGCGGACTCGGCTCGGTCGGCAGCCCCGACTCCCCGACCGCCCTGTTCCAGCTGGCCCGGCATGTCACCCGCCTGGACGCCCGGCCGAACGCGCACACCCTGGCGACCGTCGTCGGCGACGTGCTCGCGGTGGTCCGCCAGGTCGATCCGGCGGGCCGGCGGGATTCGCCGGGCGCGGAGGACCGGGCGCTGGCGGACTTCGCGTACACCCTGCAGACGGAGTTGGAACGAAGGACACACCACCGGGTGGCCGTGGCGTACGGGCGCTGCGTCGGCGGCGCGGCCCGGATCTTCGACAGCTACCGCGAAGCGCGCATCGCTCTCGGGATCCGCAACCGTCTCGGCATGGACCGGGTGTGCGGCTTCCAGGACCTGCGCGTGTACGCCACCCTGGTGGAACTCGCCGAGAGCCCGCAGGGGCGCGCCTTCGCCCGCGACGTGCTGGCCCCGCTGCGCGGCGCCCGCGCCGGCGGGAACGACCTGGAGCAGGCGGTCATCGCCTACATCGCATCCGGCGGAAACCTCAACGCCGCCGCGCGGGACCTGCACATCCACCGCAACACGATGCTCTACAAGCTCGACCGCGCCTCCCGGCTTCTGCAACTGGACCTACGCGAGGCGGAGCACCAGTTCGCGGTGTGGCTTGCCTACAAGCTCGGGCTGCTCGCCGACACGGTGACGGCCGTCGACCGGGATCTCAGCCCGGCGTAGCGGGCGACGTCGCGTCGTCGTCGGGCGGGGACGGGTCGGGGCCGATGAAGCTGACCACCAGCCCGAGCCCGGCGGCCGCCGCGCCTCCGGCGAAGAGCAGCACCAGAGCATCGTGCGGGTAGACGACGGCCACCCAGGCCGCACCCAGCGCCGAGCCGCCGAATCGCATCATGTTGAACAGACCGAGGGCCGCTCCCGATCGGCCCGCGGGTGACCGGGTCGCCCCGGCGGCGGAGGGCGTCTGGACGAGGGCCACGCCCACCCCGACCGCGATGAGCAGTGCGACGAGCAGCGCCACGCTCCGGCCGGCATTGCCCGCGTACAGCCCCAGCAGCAGTTCCGCCGTGCCCAGCACGATCAGTCCGACGCGCAGGATCCAGCGCGGCCGGGTGCGCTCGCTGAGCAGGCCGACGAGCGGAGCCAGCAGCGCCATGGCGGCGGGAAGCGCCAGGACCAGCAGGCCGGTGAGGGCAGTGGTTCGCCCGAGGGCGCCCGTGACGTACAGCGGAACCGCGACGAGTGTCGCGGCGAGACAGAACATCTGTACGGCCGCGGCCACGGTGCTGCGCAGGAACCGCGACTCGACGATGAGACGCGGTCGGATGATTGGCGCCGCAGCCCTGGCCGAGGAGATGACGAAGGCCGCCAGAAGTACGACGCCCGTCGCGGCGAGCGTGACGGTGAGCCAGGGCGGCACCATGTCCTGCGGGACCGCGGTGGCGGCGGTCATCACGAACGCGGCGCCGAGGGTCAACGAGACCGCGCCCGGCCAATGCAGCGGGGTGGTGTGGCCCCGGTCGTCCGGCACGACCAGGACCGTGGCGGCCAGCAGCAGCACGGCCACCGGCGCGAGACACCAGAAGATCGCCCGCCAGCCGGCCAGATCGGCCAGCAGACCGCCCAGCGGGGGGCCGATCGCCTGTCCGATGCCGTTGGCGGCCGCCCACGCGCTCATCGTGCGGGCCCGCTGGGTCGGCCCGTAGATGGTGGCGAGCATCCCCATGACGGCCGGCGGGTAGGCCGCACACGCCACGCCCTGCAGGGCACGCATCGCGACGAGCACCGGCAGCGACGGCGCCAGCGCCGCACCGACCATGGCCACCGCCATCACAGCCAGCGCCACGATGACCGTACGGCGTCGGCCGAACCGGTCGCCCACCCAGCCGCTCAACGCCATGCCGGCGGCCAGGACCAGGACGAAGCTGCTCACCACGAGCACGCCGGCGGAGAGCGACACTCCGAGATCGGTGGTGATGTCGCGCAGCGGCACGTTCAGCACGTTGTTGATGACCGTGCCGAGCAGCGTCGCACCGAGCAGGGTCAGCAGTACGCCGAGCCCGCCGGACCTTCGCCGCGGCGAACCCTGCGGGTTGGCCGGGGCGGTGAACGACTGCGCGGCTGTGACCCGCGGCCGAGTGTCCCGCACGTCCCGTCCTTCCCGTCGTATGCGCAGGTCACATACCGCCCGAGCGTGCACCGCGACGGCCGGGTAGTGCTACGGCCGCCCTGCACAATCTTTGCCCGCCGGCCTGTGCACATCGGCGCTAGACGCTTACCGGTCCGCACGCGGACGCTGACCAGCAATCGACCCCCTGCAAGCGGCAGTGAGGTGGCACATGCAGCTAACGGCGACCCACTGGGTCTATCTCGCCGGCGTTGTGGTCATCATCGGGACGATGATCGCCCGGAAGAACATCGTAGTCCCGGCGGTGGTCGCGACGTTCGCGACCGCGCTCGTCTTCTCGAACAGCATCGTCCGTGCGCTCTCCGCGGTGTTCAACGCGAGTCTTGTGGCGGCCACGGCGCTGTTCAACATATTTCTGATCATCGCGTTGGTGACGGCGATGTTGCACTCGCTGCAGGCGATCGGCGCCGACCGGAAGATGGTCGCCCCGTTCCGGGGCGTCATGCGCAACGGCCACCTCGCGTTCTGGACGCTGGTGGTCGTCACGTACTTCATCTCGTTGTTTTTCTGGCCGACCCCGGCGGTGCCGCTGATCGGTGCCGTACTCATACCGGTGGCGATCCGCGCGGGTCTACGGCCGATGGCCGTCGGCCTGGTGGTGGCGATCGCCGGCCAGGGCATGGCCCTCTCCTCCGACTACGTCATCCGGGTGGCTCCGGGGCTCTCGGCGACGTCCGCCGGGGCGGACGCGAACCTGGTCGCCGACCGGGCGCTGGTGCTGTCCCTCGTCGTCGGTGGGGTCGCCCTGGCGGTCGCCTACCTGATGGAGTTCCGCCGGATGCGTCGGCCCGAGCCGGCCCTGCTCGTCGAGTGGGAGACCGCGACGAGCAGCGGCGACCAACGGGCGCGGGATCTGGCGGTCACCCGGCGCGAGCGCGAGCTGATCGAGGTCGGCGCGGGCGAGCGCGAGGCCGGCGGCGGCGACGTCCCGCCACCGCGGGGTACCGCGCCGACCATCGGGCACGGCGTCGCGCTGCGGGAGGAGTACGACAGGGGGCGGGACGGCGGCCCCGACGAGCCCGCCGTCAGCTACCGCGGCAACCCGATGATTCCGACCTTCTTCGCCATCTTCGTACCGGCGGCCTACCTGTCGCTGATCGTGTACATGGCGGTCGCCACCTTCTCCGACAGCGTGCCCGACCTGCGGGGCGGGGACGCCGCCGCGCTGGTCGGTGGCATCGCGGCGCTCACCGTCTTCCTGGCGGCGCTCGCCGGGGACGGCAAGGGTTTCCTGGACAGCTCGGCGAAGCACGTCGTCAACGGACTGGTGTTCGCCTTCAAGGCCATGGGGGTCGTGCTGCCGATCGCTGGATTCTTCTTCATCGGCAACGGCGAGTTCTCCGGCCAGATCCTCGGCACCGCCGACCCGACCAAAGGGCCGGCCCTCCTGCCGGACCTGGTCGTGGCGGCCCAGGACCACATCCCCCAGAGCGGCTTCGTCGCGGCCTTCGGCATCCTGATCGTCGGCCTGATCGCGGGCCTGGACGGGTCCGGCTTCTCCGGCCTGCCGCTCACCGGAGCGCTGGCGGGCAGCCTCGGTCCGGCCACCGGGATCAGCGCCGAGACGCTCGCCGCCGTCGGGCAGATGGGCAACATCTGGTCCGGTGGTGGGACGCTCGTCGCCTGGTCCTCACTCATCGCCGTCGCCGGTTTCGCCCGGGTGCCGGTGATCGACCTTGCCCGCAAGTGCTTCATCCCGGTCATCAGTGGGCTCGTGGTTGGGACCCTCTTCGCGGTGGTCTTCTTCCCCTAGTTCTCGGCAACACCTGCTGCAGAGGCGGCCGGGCAGGGATGCCCGACCGCCTCCGCCGGGCCGCCCGACCGGGCTCAACGAGCGGTCACGGCGACGGTGAGCTCCACCTCGACCGGGGCGTCGGACGGTAGGCTCGCCACCCCGACTGCCGAGCGCGCGACGGCGCCGCGGTCGCCCAGCCAGTCCCGCAGCACCTCGGACGCGCCGTCGGCGACCGCAGTGTGCTGGGTGAAGCCGGGACGGCAGGCGACGTACACGGTCATCCGCAGGCACCGTCGCACCTGCTCCAGTCCACCGACCGCCTGCGCCACGGCGGCGAGGGCGTTGCCGGCCGCCAGGCCGGCGGCGGCGCGCGCCTCGGCCACGGTCAGATCCACGCCCACCAGCCCGCGCGCAACGAGCCGGCCGTCGACCCGCGGGGTCATGCCCGCCGCGTATGCCGTGCCGGCATGTACCACCGCCGGAACGTAGTGGCCCTGCGGGGCCGGCGGGGCCGCCAGGGCGCCCCGGCCGGCCGGGTCAGCCACCGAGCACCACCCCGTCCTGCCGGGGGTCGGCACCGCCGACGAGGCAGCCCAGCCGTTCGTCCACGGAGACCACGAGGGCACTGCCGCCGGCGTCCCACGGCCCCACCACCCGGACCGGGTGCCCGGCGGCGCGCAGACCCGCCAGGACCCGCTCGCTCAGCCGCGACTCGCAGATCAGCTCGTCGGGCGCGCCCACCACGTCGGCGTCGCTGCCCGGGAAGACGCTGAACCGCGGCGCCGACACCGCCTCCTGCGGATCCAGGCCGTGGTCGACCAGGTGCGAGAGCACCTGCATGTTCCACTGCACCTGCCCGTCGCCGCCGGGCGTGTTGCCGACGTGGCGCAGGGCTCCCGTGCCGTCGGTCACCAGCCACGCGAGGCAGGTGTGCAGCGGACGGCGCCGCGGTCGTACCTGGTTCGGGTGGCCGTCGATCAGGTACGCGCCGCGTCCCAGCCGGTTGTTGAGCACGATGCCGGTGCCGGGGACGGTGATCCGGGCGCCGAAGGTGAAGGCGAGCGAGTGGATGAAGCTGACCGCGCGGCCGTCGCCGTCGACCGCGACGGTCGTCGTGGTGTCCCCGTCGGGTGTCAGCCCGGCCGTGACGAGGGAACGCCCTCCGGTGGACAGCCTCGCGCGCACGTCCGCCACCGCCTCGGGTCGCAGCAGCGCCCGCCAGGCGTCGGTGTCGGCGGCACACCGGTCCCAGCGGTCCCGGAAGGCCTGCCGGGCCGCACCGGCGAGCCAGCCCACCGCCTCGGCGCCCAGCCACGGCAGGCCGGCGAGCGTCCCGTCGCAGACGGCCGCCTGCTGGAGCACCATCCAACCCGGCGTGGGCAGCGGCGTCGCGTGCACGACCAGGTCGCCGTACCGCCCGGCGATCGCCTCGCCCTCGATCGGGACGCCGGAGGCTGCCCACTCGTCGCCGCTGAACGGGGCACCGGCCGCCGCCAGCGCGGCCACCGCGCGATCAGCCAGGTCGCCGGTGTGCAGGGCGCGGGGATCGGCCGCCAACGACCGCAGCGAGTCCGCGAGTTCCGGCTGCGCGAGCCGCTCGCCGACCTGCGGTGCCCGGCCGGTGCGCAGGAACGTCCGCCGGGCTCCCTCGTCGGCACGCAACTGCGCCTCGTGCTCGAGGATGTCCGCGCGGGTCTTGCGGGTGCAGGGCAGACCGCGTTCGGCGGCCGCGATCGCCGGCGCCCACAACTCGGGGAGGCTGCGCGTCGCTCCGCGGACGTGCAGTGCGGCGATGGCGGGAACCGCACCCGGAGCCGCCACGGCCAGCGCCCCGGTGAGGGGAATCGCGGACAGTCCTCGCGCCCGGTAGAAGTCCGGCTCGGCGCCGTCCGGCCCGTACCCGCTGCCGTTGATCGTCCACACCGACCCGTCCGGCTCACGGATCACGGCGAAGGCGTCGCCGCCGACGCCGCACTGACCTGGCAGCGCCAGCCAGGACATCGCGGCCATCGCCACGGTCGCATCGATCGCGGTGCCGCCGTCGGCGAGTACGCGATGACCGACGGCGCTGACCGCCGGGTGGCTCGCGGCGGCCATGTGTTCGCCGGCGAGGACCGCGTTGCGGGCCGGTGCCGGCCAGTCCACGCTCACCCGGGTCACCTGACCGGTCGGCGGCGGCGCGGGCCGCCGGAAGCGATGTCCTCCGGCGTCACGCCGACGTAGATCTGCCCGTCCTCCTCGCGCACCGGGAACGTCTTGATGGGTTCGGTGGCGGGCGGGCAGACCGGCTCGCCCGTCTCGAGATCGAAGACGCTGCCGTGGCAGGAGCAGCCGATCCCGTCGTCGACCAGCTTGCCCGACGACAGCAGGCAGTCCAGGTGCGTGCAGTAGTTCGACGTCGCGTACGCCTTGCCTTGAGACCGGGCGACGCACAGCTCCAGGCTGTCGGCGTAGAAGCGACGGACGTATCCGTCGGGCACCTGGCCGGAGCGGGCGACGCAGACAAATCTGACGGTGCCCGATTCCGCTCCCGTGGGCGCCGGGCCAGCGGTGTCGGGCGTGCTCATGAGGCCACGTACACGGTCTTGTCGACGGTGT
This region includes:
- a CDS encoding gamma-glutamyltransferase family protein, yielding MSVDWPAPARNAVLAGEHMAAASHPAVSAVGHRVLADGGTAIDATVAMAAMSWLALPGQCGVGGDAFAVIREPDGSVWTINGSGYGPDGAEPDFYRARGLSAIPLTGALAVAAPGAVPAIAALHVRGATRSLPELWAPAIAAAERGLPCTRKTRADILEHEAQLRADEGARRTFLRTGRAPQVGERLAQPELADSLRSLAADPRALHTGDLADRAVAALAAAGAPFSGDEWAASGVPIEGEAIAGRYGDLVVHATPLPTPGWMVLQQAAVCDGTLAGLPWLGAEAVGWLAGAARQAFRDRWDRCAADTDAWRALLRPEAVADVRARLSTGGRSLVTAGLTPDGDTTTTVAVDGDGRAVSFIHSLAFTFGARITVPGTGIVLNNRLGRGAYLIDGHPNQVRPRRRPLHTCLAWLVTDGTGALRHVGNTPGGDGQVQWNMQVLSHLVDHGLDPQEAVSAPRFSVFPGSDADVVGAPDELICESRLSERVLAGLRAAGHPVRVVGPWDAGGSALVVSVDERLGCLVGGADPRQDGVVLGG
- a CDS encoding non-heme iron oxygenase ferredoxin subunit — encoded protein: MSTPDTAGPAPTGAESGTVRFVCVARSGQVPDGYVRRFYADSLELCVARSQGKAYATSNYCTHLDCLLSSGKLVDDGIGCSCHGSVFDLETGEPVCPPATEPIKTFPVREEDGQIYVGVTPEDIASGGPRRRRPVR
- a CDS encoding RidA family protein, whose product is MADPAGRGALAAPPAPQGHYVPAVVHAGTAYAAGMTPRVDGRLVARGLVGVDLTVAEARAAAGLAAGNALAAVAQAVGGLEQVRRCLRMTVYVACRPGFTQHTAVADGASEVLRDWLGDRGAVARSAVGVASLPSDAPVEVELTVAVTAR